The genomic DNA CAAAACTCCTGGTTTGATTATACAGCGATGATTTTGGCGCTTGTCGGTGTGTCCATGCCGATTTTTTGGTTAGGTCTTATGGGGCAATGGGCTTTTGCTTTAGAGCTTCAATGGTTGCCGACGACAGGGCGCGAAGAGGTGCGAGATCCGATTACAGCCATAACGAATTTGTATGTTATTGACACGATTATTCAAGGACGCTTTGACCAGCTATGGCAAGTAATCCGTCACCTGATTTTACCGGGGTTAGCGCTTGCAACCATTCCGATGGCGATTATTGCGCGAATGACAAGGTCGAGCATGCTGGAAGTAATGCGTTCAGATTATGTACGAACTGCACGAGCGAAAGGGCAGAAAATGTTTTGGGTTGTTTATAAGCATGCGCTTAAAAATGCTATCATTCCGGTTTTAACAATTATTGGGCTTCAAATGGGAATGCTTCTTGGGGGCGCCATTCTAACAGAAACGATTTTTGCGTGGCCAGGTATTGGACGTTATATTTACGAAGCGATCAATTACCGTGATTATCCAGTGATTCAATCGGGTATTCTCATTGTTGCTTTTATCTTTGTGATGATCAACTTAGTCGTCGATTTATTGTACGGCTTGATTGATCCGAGGATTAAATATGATTAAGGAAGGGGGTAGCACATATGTCTGAACTTGCACCGAAAGCCGATCAAGTTGCGAAAGCCAAAGCCGATAAAGTAAATGGACCTTGGCGTGAAGCATGGAACGGTTTTAAGAAAAGTAAAGTGGCCGTTGTTGGAGCAGGTATTGTCATTTTCTTTATACTACTAGCTATCTTCGGACCGCTCATCGCTAAAGAGGGCATTAATGATCAAATGTTGCCCGATCGCCTTCAGCCCCCTTCTGCGGAATATTGGTTGGGAACGGATGACTTTGGTCGAGATATTCTATCGAGAATTATCCATGGTGCTCGTATTTCACTGTGGGTAGGTTTCTTTTCAGTCATTGGATCGGTCGTTATTGGGAGTACGCTTGGGATTATAGCTGGCTATTATGGTCGATGGGTAGATACGGTTATTTCTCGTATTTTCGATATTATGCTGGCGTTTCCATCGATTTTGCTGGCGATTGCGATTGTATCTGTATTGGGACCAAGTTTGCAAAATGCGTTAATCGCCATTGCGATTATTAACGTGCCAAACTTCGGAAGGCTCATTCGATCGAAGGTGCTCAGTATTAAAGAAGATGAGTATATTACCGCGGCAAAAGGGATTGGTATGCGGGACGCCCGTATTCTGTTTTCGCATATTTTGCCGAACTCGATGGCGCCAGTTATTGTACAAGGGACGCTGGCGATTGCGACGGCAATTCTTGAAGCGGCTGCACTTGGCTTCCTCGGTTTAGGTGCACAAGCGCCAATGCCGGAGTGGGGGAAAATGCTAGCGGATTCAAAAGACTATTTGCAAACGGCTCCGTGGACGATGTTCTTCCCAGGATTGGCGATTATGTTAACTGTGCTTGGGTTTAACCTTATGGGTGATGGCCTACGTGATGCACTTGATCCGAAAATGAAAAGCTAATTACATGCAAATAATCCCGCCAGTCATTCATCGACTGGCGGGATTATTTGTCTAGGCGCTGTAGCTTTTCTCACTTTAAAAAATTTCTTCCTCAAGCTTAACATTGACTTCATTATTATGATGTTTTTGATAGGAAATGATCAGCTTATCGAGATGTTCGAGTTGTTCTTCATAATTAAAAATAGCGGATAAGATATGAAGAAGATGGTAGGTAGAAAACTCCTCTTCTTCTTTCGTAATCGCAATTTCTTTGAGGAAAATCTCCATGACTTCAAAGCGTTGTACATAATCATCATGTACAGTGATCCCTGTCGTATCTGATTTAATCTGTCCAACAAACTTTAAATGAAGTTGTTCATGATAGGTCAGTAAGATATCTAAGCGTTCTTGGACCATCATTCGAAAATGCTCTGGCAAATCCATTAGTTCATTTTCAAACTGATGTAGCCTTTTCAATACGTAATAGCTACTTTTTGATGTAGCAATCATTTGTCTATAAATGACCAACTTTCTCGCTTTGGCCCTAGAACTCTTTTTGAAGTAGCTGCGTTCTTCTTTAAAGAGTGAGTAGAATTCATCGACTTGTTCAAGACGCACCTTCAGCTTTTTGAGCGA from Sporosarcina sp. FSL K6-1522 includes the following:
- a CDS encoding ABC transporter permease, which encodes MLSYIIKRLLQLVPVLLGMTFIVFLIIRAIPGNPAQVILGQQATPEAVAALTAKLGLDQPWYIQYFDYLGGILKGDLGDSMRTRLPVADEIWPYLAATLELALFAIIIAVIVGINAGIISAWFQNSWFDYTAMILALVGVSMPIFWLGLMGQWAFALELQWLPTTGREEVRDPITAITNLYVIDTIIQGRFDQLWQVIRHLILPGLALATIPMAIIARMTRSSMLEVMRSDYVRTARAKGQKMFWVVYKHALKNAIIPVLTIIGLQMGMLLGGAILTETIFAWPGIGRYIYEAINYRDYPVIQSGILIVAFIFVMINLVVDLLYGLIDPRIKYD
- the nikC gene encoding nickel transporter permease, with protein sequence MSELAPKADQVAKAKADKVNGPWREAWNGFKKSKVAVVGAGIVIFFILLAIFGPLIAKEGINDQMLPDRLQPPSAEYWLGTDDFGRDILSRIIHGARISLWVGFFSVIGSVVIGSTLGIIAGYYGRWVDTVISRIFDIMLAFPSILLAIAIVSVLGPSLQNALIAIAIINVPNFGRLIRSKVLSIKEDEYITAAKGIGMRDARILFSHILPNSMAPVIVQGTLAIATAILEAAALGFLGLGAQAPMPEWGKMLADSKDYLQTAPWTMFFPGLAIMLTVLGFNLMGDGLRDALDPKMKS
- a CDS encoding aromatic acid exporter family protein is translated as MKLGARMFKTGIAIVIALFLAEILQLPHPVFAGIAAVFAVQPSIYRSYLTIVEQIQGNIIGAVIAVSFVLLFGHQLIFVGLAAVIIILIMLKLGLEKSISLALVVMIAIMEIKDDDFLSFALLRFLTMIIGVLAAFVVNLLFLPPKYEPKLFQSIHQAQDEIIRWTRLAGRQASEHIATKKSLKKLKVRLEQVDEFYSLFKEERSYFKKSSRAKARKLVIYRQMIATSKSSYYVLKRLHQFENELMDLPEHFRMMVQERLDILLTYHEQLHLKFVGQIKSDTTGITVHDDYVQRFEVMEIFLKEIAITKEEEEFSTYHLLHILSAIFNYEEQLEHLDKLIISYQKHHNNEVNVKLEEEIF